The window TTTCTCCCGAACACCCGATAGCGGTGCCTCGCGACGAAGTCGTAGACCGGGTCGCGCAACCGTTCCGGAAGATAGACGAACGGATACAGGAGCGGCCACGGACCATCCAATCGGCGACAGACGCGGAGCGCGGCGGTCGAGCGGGTGGCGTAGTCGTCGCCCTCCACGAGCACGAACGAATCGAAATCGTCGGTCGGGAGGTCGAACCGGGAGAGGAGTTCCTGCCCGATTTCGGATTGCAGGGGTGCGAACCGGAACGTTCCCGATTCGTCGAACCTGACGGTGAAACGGACGATGGCGTTACAGAGGTTACAGACGCCGTCGAAGAGAAGGACGGGGGTGTCGAGGGTATCGGCGGGGTCCGGATCATCGGCCGTCATTCAATTCCCACTACGAACTCGTGCGGGATAAGCGCGATGCGTTCGAAAACGGAAGCCAACGACTTCCGTTTTCGAACGCACTTTCACCGAAATTCGCGGTGGAGCGCGAGTCCGTCCGCTTCCAGCACACCGCCGACTACCTCGATGTCTCGCCCGCTTCGCTCGAATATCTCC of the Haladaptatus caseinilyticus genome contains:
- a CDS encoding thiol-disulfide oxidoreductase DCC family protein encodes the protein MTADDPDPADTLDTPVLLFDGVCNLCNAIVRFTVRFDESGTFRFAPLQSEIGQELLSRFDLPTDDFDSFVLVEGDDYATRSTAALRVCRRLDGPWPLLYPFVYLPERLRDPVYDFVARHRYRVFGRKAECPVPDPEIRERFAERALDTS